From Canis aureus isolate CA01 chromosome 7, VMU_Caureus_v.1.0, whole genome shotgun sequence, a single genomic window includes:
- the RWDD2A gene encoding RWD domain-containing protein 2A encodes MSASMKECLQLQLLEMEMLFSMFPNQGEVKLEDVNVLTNIKRYLEGTREALPPKIEFVITLQIEEPKVKIDLQVTMPHSYPYAALQLFGRSSELDRQQQLLLNKGLTSYIGTFDPGELCVCAAIQWLQDNSASYFLNRKLVYEPSTQAKPVKNTFLRMWIYSHHIYQQDLRKKILDVGKRLDVTGFCMTGKPGIICVEGFKEHCEEFWHTIRYPNWKHISCKHAESVETEGNGEDLRLFDSFEELLLEAHGDYGLRNDYHMNLGQFLEFLKKHKSEHVFQILFGIESKSSDS; translated from the exons ATGTCTGCTTCTATGAAAGAATGCCTGCAGCTTCAGCTGCTAGAGATGGAAATGCTGTTTTCTATGTTTCCTAACCAAGGAGAAGTAAAACTTGAAGATGTCAATGTCCTGACGAATATAAAGAGATATTTGGAAGGCACCAGGGAGGCGCTGCCACCCAAAATCGAATTTGTGATTACCCTGCAGATTGAGGAGCCCAAG gtGAAAATTGATTTGCAAGTAACCATGCCTCACAGCTACCCCTATGCAGCACTGCAGCTGTTTGGACGGTCGTCGGAGCTTGACAGACAGCAGCAGCTACTTCTCAACAAAGGTCTCACTTCCTACATAGGGACTTTCGACCCAGGTGAGCTCTGTGTATGTGCAGCAATCCAGTGGTTACAGGACAATAGCGCCTCCTATTTCCTGAACAGAAAGCTTGTTTACGAACCATCTACCCAAGCAAAGCCAGTCAAGAACACATTCCTCCGAATGTGGATCTACAGTCACCATATATATCAACAGGACCtaagaaaaaagattttggaTGTCGGGAAAAGGTTAGATGTGACTGGATTTTGCATGACAGGAAAGCCAGGCATAATCTGTGTGGAGGGCTTCAAAGAGCACTGTGAGGAATTCTGGCACACAATTAGGTATCCCAACTGGAAGCACATTTCCTGTAAGCACGCTGAAAGTGTTGAAACCGAAGGAAATGGAGAGGATCTGCGCCTTTTTGATTCTTTCGAAGAACTACTCCTTGAGGCCCATGGGGACTATGGATTAAGGAATGACTATCACATGAATCTGGGCCAATTCTTAGAATTTCTAAAGAAACACAAAAGTGAGCATGTTTTCCAGATACTTTTTGGTATTGAAAGTAAAAGTTCAGACTCTTAG